The Chitinimonas arctica region CGGCCCCAGCGGCCGGCCCGGTGGTACCGGCGACAACGCGCCGATTACCAACTAGTGGAGCGGCCCGTGCTGATTCGCCTCCCCCATCCGCTCGCCGTGCCCGCCACGCCGGCTAGCCGCGTGCGGCGCCCGCGCCCCGTCGGGGAGCGCCGCTAGCCATGTCGCAATCCTTTCGCGTCAACGCCATCGATACCGAACGCCGCTTGATCAGCCTGACCATCAGCGCCGACTCGCCGGAACAGGCCCGTGCCCAGGTGCAGGCCCAAGGTATGAAGGTGGTGGGCGTGAAAGCCGCAGCAGCCGGCGGCTGGTCACTGCAGCGCAAGCCCCGCTTCGACCTGTTGCTGTTCACCCAGGAGTTGGTGGCGCTGCTGGAAGCCGGCCTGTCCTTGACCGAATGCATCGAGACCCTGGCCGAAAAGGAAATCCGCCCGGCCGTCCGGGTCGTGCTGGATGAACTGATCCTGGCCCTGCGCCAGGGCAAGACATTGTCGCAGGCCATGTCGGCGCGGCCGGCGGTGTTTCCGGAATTGCTGGTGGCCAATGTGCGCGCCAGCGAGACCAGCGGCGATATGGATCGCGCGCTGGGCCGCTTTATCGCCTACCAGCAACAGATCGACGCGCTGAAGAAGCGCATGGTCGGCGCCGCCATCTACCCCGCCATGCTGATGGTGGTGGGCGGCGGCGTTTGCCTCTTCCTGCTGGGCTACCTGGTACCCAAGTTCAGCCGCATCTACGAAGGCATGCACACCGAACTGCCGCTGATGTCGCGCCTGCTGCTGGCCTTCGGCGGCATGATCGAGCAGCATCGCCTGGCCGCCGCGCTGTGCCTGCTGGGCACCGTGGCCGCCGTGGTCTGGCTGGCCGCCCAGCCCTCGGTGCGCGCCGCCATGATGGCGCGCGCCTGGCGCAGCCCCTGGCTGGGCGAGCGCTTGCGCTTGTTCCAGTTGGCCCGCTTTTATCGCGCCGCCGGCATGCTGCAATGCGGCGGCATTCCGGTGGTCACCGCCTATGAACGCGTTGCCGGCCTGCTGCACCCGGTATTGCGCGGCCCCTTGCTGCAGGTGGTCGCCGCCTTGCGCCAGGGCCAACCGCTGGCCGACACCATGCAGCGCGCCGGCCTGACCACCCCGGTCGCCTTGCGGCTGCTGCGCGTCGGCGAAAAGAGCGGACAATTGGGCGAAATGATGGAACGCATCGCCAGTTTCCATGACGACGAGCTGAGCCGCTTCGTCGATGCCGCCACCAAATTGATCGAGCCTTTGCTGATGATGCTGATGGGTGGCTTTATCGGCTTGATCGTGGTGTTGATGTATTTGCCCATCTTCGATTTGGCCGGGGGCTTGAAATGAACGCGCGCGTCAATTCTTCGGTACTGCGGGCCAAGCTCAGCCAGGCGGAACTGGCGCGGGCGCGCGAGGCGGCCGAAACCGGCGGCATTCCGCTGCTGGAAGCCCTGGCGACCGATTCGCAATCCAGCCGCGAAGCCATGCTGGCGGCGCTGTCGGCCACCCTCCGCATTCCACAGGTCCCCCCGGCCAAGCTGGCCGGCCTCAATCCCGATTTCAGTCGGCTGTCCTTCACCGAATGCCAGAGCCGGCTTTGCCTGCCCATCCGCCACAAGGACCGCGTGGTCGCGGTGGTGGCCGACCCCTTGCAACCGGGCCTGCTGCATTGGCTGGAACACAAGCTGGACGGCGTCTACCAGCTGGCGCTGTGCGACGACCGCGAACTGAGCGCCCGCTTCGCCGCGCTGGAAGAAGGCCGCCGCGCCATCGACGGCATGGTGCCGCAGGCACAGGGCAACCGCCGTGGCGAGACGGTGGAAATCATTACCCTGGCCCGTATCGCCGAGGAAAGCAGCCAGCCGGTCAAGCTGGTCAATTCCACCCTGTACGACGCCCTCAAGAGCGGCGCCAGCGATATCCATATCGAAAGCGACAATGAAGGCCTGGTCATCAAGTACCGCATCGACGGCGTGCTGGGTGAAGGCAAGCGGGTCAACGGCGTGGAACTGGCCGAGCAGACCATCTCGCGCCTCAAGGTCATGAGCGAGCTGGATATCGCCGAACGGCGGGTGCCTCAGGATGGCCGCTTCAAGGCCATGATCCTGGACCGCGAAGTGGACTTCCGCGTTTCCATCATGCCCAGCATGCATGGCGAGGATGCCGTGCTGCGGGTATTGGACAAGCAGGCCATCACCAGCCAGATGGCC contains the following coding sequences:
- a CDS encoding type II secretion system F family protein, translated to MSQSFRVNAIDTERRLISLTISADSPEQARAQVQAQGMKVVGVKAAAAGGWSLQRKPRFDLLLFTQELVALLEAGLSLTECIETLAEKEIRPAVRVVLDELILALRQGKTLSQAMSARPAVFPELLVANVRASETSGDMDRALGRFIAYQQQIDALKKRMVGAAIYPAMLMVVGGGVCLFLLGYLVPKFSRIYEGMHTELPLMSRLLLAFGGMIEQHRLAAALCLLGTVAAVVWLAAQPSVRAAMMARAWRSPWLGERLRLFQLARFYRAAGMLQCGGIPVVTAYERVAGLLHPVLRGPLLQVVAALRQGQPLADTMQRAGLTTPVALRLLRVGEKSGQLGEMMERIASFHDDELSRFVDAATKLIEPLLMMLMGGFIGLIVVLMYLPIFDLAGGLK
- a CDS encoding GspE/PulE family protein → MNARVNSSVLRAKLSQAELARAREAAETGGIPLLEALATDSQSSREAMLAALSATLRIPQVPPAKLAGLNPDFSRLSFTECQSRLCLPIRHKDRVVAVVADPLQPGLLHWLEHKLDGVYQLALCDDRELSARFAALEEGRRAIDGMVPQAQGNRRGETVEIITLARIAEESSQPVKLVNSTLYDALKSGASDIHIESDNEGLVIKYRIDGVLGEGKRVNGVELAEQTISRLKVMSELDIAERRVPQDGRFKAMILDREVDFRVSIMPSMHGEDAVLRVLDKQAITSQMAGLSLESLGLDPATRAIIRELAAEPYGMLLVTGPTGSGKTTTLYAALSEINDGSDKIITIEDPVEYQLPGILQIPVNEKKGLTFSRGLRSILRHDPDKIMVGEIRDPDTAQIAVQAALTGHLVLSTVHANSVFDVISRFLHMEVDPYSLVSALNGVLGQRLVRRVCPHCAVPERPSPALLLASRIRPDTLKHFKFQIGRGCARCRQTGYLGRVAIAEVLRLNDPLRELILRRAPMSELKETARRYGTRPLREVALAAVARGETTLQEINRVSFVR